TTTGGAAAGAAGTTATATAAAAATGGATGCTTACAAAGTGATGGATACTATAAAAATAAATACAGATAAAATATCAACTGAAGAAATTGCTGCTCAAATAGAAAAACTAATGAAAAAAGCTGATTAAAAATTATAATTTTTTAGTCAGCTTTTTAATTTTATTCTTTTGTAGCATCTACATATTCAATAATTAAATTAGAATCTATCATTTTTCCAAGCTCATCAATAGTATCAACACCTTTATAATAAACTGATGTAGAAATATTAGGGACAAATTTTAAGGAATTACCTTTAAGAGTAAGACCATTAAATTTTTGATCAATAGGATTTTTAGAAATAGGTTTTCCCATTTTTTGTACAAGATCATCATATATTTGCTTAAGTTCATTTTTTCCAACAGTCTCTTTATTAAAAAGCACTTCTATTTTAAAAAGCCTTTCACTAGTAAAATAAAAAGTATATTTACTTACATTATCATTTGGTTTTTCAAAAGTATATATTTTCATATCAGGATAAAGAGATGGTTCTTCCTTTAACTTTGGAAAAATAAGATCAAGATTACTTTTACTATCTCCCCAATTAACTTCATTAAAATCAACAATTCCAAAAGTCAGACTGTATAAACATAGAAATAAAAATATTATTTTTTTCATAAAATAGCCTCCTAGTAATGTACTTATAGATTATTTTACTTTAAATTTTCAGATATAACAAATAAAATTTTTAAAAAATTGAAAAAATCAAAGCAGGTATGATATATTGATATATATGATAAAAAATATTTTCAAAGGAGAAATTATGAAGAGAGAAGATTATATAGAATGGGATGAATATTTTATGGGAGTAGCTCTTCTTTCAGCAAAAAGAAGCAAAGATCCAAACACCCAAGTTGGAGCTTGTATTGTGAATGAAGAAAGAAGGATCATTGGAGTTGGATATAATGGACTACCTAAGGGATGTAGTGATGATGAATTTCCTTGGGAGAGAGAAGGAGAATTTCTTGATACAAAATATCCATTTGTTTGTCATGCAGAACTAAATGCAATACTGAACAGTACAAAAACATTAAAAAATTGTATATTATATGTGGCACTTTTTCCATGTCATGAATGTAGCAAGGCAATTATACAAAGTGGAATAAAAGAACTTATCTATCTTTCAGATAAATATTGTGGAACAAAATCTGATATGGCCTCTAAAAGAATGTTAGACGCAGCAGGGGTAAAATATAGAAAACTTGATTCAAAGTTAGAAAAATTAGAATTATCATTCAAAGCTTCAGATTATTAATAGAGAATTACATGGGGGAGAGTAAATGGAACAAATAAAAAAGAATGATCTGGGGAAAGATAGTATTGGGAAATTAATAGTAAATCTGACTATTCCAGCGATCACAGCTCAATTAATAAATGCTTTATACAATATAGTTGATAGAATATATATTGGAAGAATACCTGAAGTAGGAGGAGCAGCCCTTACAGGAGTAGGCGTAACCTTTCCAATTGTAATGCTTATATCTGCTTTTGGAGCTCTTTTAGGGATGGGAGGAGCACCAAAGGCTGCTATTAAAATGGGAGAAAAAAACAATGATGCAGCAGAGGAAATACTGGGGAATTGTTTTTCTGGAATGATAATAATGGCAATAGTTCTTACAGTTTTCTTTTTAGTATTTCAGAAACCACTTCTGATGATGTTTGGTGCTAGTGAAAGAACAATTGGTTATGGATTAGAGTATCTCAATATATATGTATGCGGAACAATTTTTGTTCAAGCCACATTAGTTCTTAATAGCTTTATAACTGCTCAAGGGTTTGCAAGAACAGGAATGTTAACAGTGCTTATAGGGGCAGTATTAAACATAGTTCTTGATCCTATTTTGATTTTTTATTTTAAAATGGGAGTACAAGGAGCAGCAATTGCAACTGTTATATCACAAGCTGCTTCAGCAATATGGGTAATAAAATTTTTAATAGGAAAGAATACAAAAATAAAGATTAAAAAAGAATATTTTAAAATAAAAAAATCAGTTATTATTCCAATAATAGGACTTGGACTTTCACCTTTTGTAATGCAAAGTACAAATAGCGTAGTAAATGTAGTGCTTAATTCATCACTTCAAAAGTTTGGAGGAGATTTAGGAGTTGGGGCTATGACTATATGTGGAAGCGTTATTCAAGTACTTCAAATGCCAGTTTTTGGACTTGCACAAGGAGTTCAGCCAATAGTAAGTTATAACTATGGAGCAAGAAATATAGATAGAGTAAAAAAGGCTTATAAAATACTTTTGTTTATGAGTATGGGATATTGTGGAATAGCATGGTTTATAGAAATTCTGTTTCCAGCTATGTTTGTAACTTTGTTTACAGAAGATAAAGAGCTTATAAAATTTACAGTATGGGCATTGAATATATATGGAGCAGGGCTTTTTATGATGGGAGTTCAAGTTCCATGTCAACAAACATTTGTTGCTTTGGGAGAAGCTAAAGTTTCTCTTATACTTTCATTACTGAAAAAAATAATACTTTTAGTACCATTTGCTTTGATATTTCCATTTTTCTTTGAAAATAAAGTATT
Above is a window of Fusobacterium sp. DNA encoding:
- a CDS encoding dCMP deaminase family protein, producing MKREDYIEWDEYFMGVALLSAKRSKDPNTQVGACIVNEERRIIGVGYNGLPKGCSDDEFPWEREGEFLDTKYPFVCHAELNAILNSTKTLKNCILYVALFPCHECSKAIIQSGIKELIYLSDKYCGTKSDMASKRMLDAAGVKYRKLDSKLEKLELSFKASDY
- a CDS encoding MATE family efflux transporter, with the translated sequence MEQIKKNDLGKDSIGKLIVNLTIPAITAQLINALYNIVDRIYIGRIPEVGGAALTGVGVTFPIVMLISAFGALLGMGGAPKAAIKMGEKNNDAAEEILGNCFSGMIIMAIVLTVFFLVFQKPLLMMFGASERTIGYGLEYLNIYVCGTIFVQATLVLNSFITAQGFARTGMLTVLIGAVLNIVLDPILIFYFKMGVQGAAIATVISQAASAIWVIKFLIGKNTKIKIKKEYFKIKKSVIIPIIGLGLSPFVMQSTNSVVNVVLNSSLQKFGGDLGVGAMTICGSVIQVLQMPVFGLAQGVQPIVSYNYGARNIDRVKKAYKILLFMSMGYCGIAWFIEILFPAMFVTLFTEDKELIKFTVWALNIYGAGLFMMGVQVPCQQTFVALGEAKVSLILSLLKKIILLVPFALIFPFFFENKVFAVFLAEPVAGILAASITATVFSIRFPKLLKRRAIG